TAATGCAAGTTCCAAAATTGGAAAAAATCGTTTTGAGCCGTGGAGTTGGTGCAGCTGTATCTGATAAAAAATTAATCGACTATGCAGTTGATGAATTGACAAAGATCACTGGACAAAAAGCAGTTTCTACAATTTCTAAGAAAGACGTTGCGTCTTTCAAATTGAGAAAAGGAATGCCAATTGGAGCAAAAGTAACCCTTCGTGGAGAAAGAATGTATGAGTTTTTAGATAGACTTATTACTTCTGCATTACCACGTGTTAGAGATTTTAGTGGTATCAAAGCTACTGGTTTCGACGGAAGAGGTAACTACAACCTTGGAGTTTTAGAGCAAATCATTTTCCCAGAAATTGATATTGATAAAGTAAACAAAATTTCCGGTATGGATATTACTTTTGTTACTACTGCTCAAACAGATAAGGAAGCAAAATCGTTATTGGCTGAATTAGGATTACCTTTTAAAAAGAATTAAGACATGGCTAAAGAATCAATGAAAGCCCGCGAGGTGAAAAGAGAAAAAACGGTAGCAAAGTATGCTGAGAAAAGAAAAGCTTTGTTAGAAGCTGGAGATTTCGTAGGTTTGCAAAAATTACCAAAAAATGCTTCACCTGTTCGTTTACACAATCGTTGTAAATTAACTGGAAGACCAAGAGGATATATTCGTCAATTTGGTATTTCACGTGTAACATTCCGCGAAATGGCTAACAACGGGTTAATTCCTGGTGTTAAGAAAGCTAGCTGGTAAGAATTAAGAATTATAAATTGGTTTAAGGTTCGATGGCAGAGTGCCATCGAAAACCAAAACCGCAAATTGATACATATGTATACAGATCCAATTGCAGATTACTTGACGCGAGTTCGTAACGCTGTGGCTGCAAACCACAAAGTTGTTGAAATTCCGGCATCTAATCTAAAAAAAGAGATTACCAAGATCTTATTTGATCAAGGGTATATCTTAAGTTACAAGTTTGAGCAGAATACCGTTCAGGGTTCTATCAAAATTGCTTTGAAGTATGATAAAGATACTAAAGAGCCTGTAATCAAAGATATCCAAAGAATTAGTAAACCAGGTTTACGTAAATACGCAGGTGCTTCTAAAATTCCAAGAATCCTTAATGGATTAGGTATTGCGATTGTTTCTACTTCTAAAGGTCTTATGACTGGGAAACAAGCTAAGCAATTGAATGTAGGTGGTGAAGTAATTTGTTACGTATACTAATATTAAAGACTATATAAGATGTCAAGAATAGGTAAAAATCCAATTGTAATTGCTGCCGGAGTAACTGTTGAAGTTGCTAATGGTGTGGTTACAGTAAAAGGAAAGAATGGTCAACTTACACAGGAGTTTTCGGACGTTACTGTAAAAGTTGAAGACGGTCAAGTTCTAGTAGAAAGATCGTCTGATCAGAAAGACCAAAGAGCAAAACACGGTTTATACAGATCTTTAATCAACAACATGATTCAAGGTGTATCTACAGGTTTTACTAAAGAATTGGAATTGGTAGGAGTAGGTTATAGAGCTTCAAACCAAGGTCAAAAATTAGATTTAGCTCTTGGATATTCACATAATATCGTTTTAGAAGTAGCTCCCGAAGTTGTTGTGGAGACTATCTCAGAAAAAGGTAAAAACCCAATTGTGAAATTAACATCATTTGACAAACAACTTTTAGGACAGGTAGCTGCGAAAATCAGAGGTTTCCGTAAGCCTGAGCCATACAAAGGAAAAGGTGTTAAATTCGTAGGTGAAGTATTAAGAAGAAAAGCAGGTAAATCAGCTTAAAAAATAAGATTATGTCATTAACAAAATCTGATAGAAGACAGAGAATTAAATTCAGAATTAGAAAGATTGTTAGCGGTACTGCTGCTAAACCTAGACTTTCTGTATTTAGAAGTAACAAAGAAATTTATGCGCAATTAATTGACGATGTAAATGGAGTTACTTTATTAGCTGCCTCTTCAAGAGAAAAAGAAATAGGAAAAGGTACAAACGTAGAAGTAGCTGCAGCAGTTGGAAAACTAGTGGGCGAAAAAGCGTTAAAAGCCGGTATTGATGCAGTAACTTTCGATAGAGGAGGTTATTTATATCACGGTCGTATTAAATCATTAGCAGAAGGCGCGAGAGCTGCTGGACTTAAATTCTAATATAGTATGTCTAATAAATACAAAAATATAGAGTTAGTAAAATCAGCTGGTCTTGAATTAAAAGACCGTTTGGTAAGTGTAAATCGTGTTACTAAAGTTACAAAAGGTGGTAGAGCATTTGGTTTTTCTGCTATTGTAGTGGTAGGTGATGAAAACGGAGTGGTAGGTCACGGATTAGGAAAATCTAAAGATGTTTCTGAAGCAATTGCGAAAGCAGTGGAAGATGCTAAGAAAAATTTAGTACGTATTCCTTTGAATGGTCAATCAGTTCCTCACGAACAAAAAGGTAAATTTGGTGGTGCACGTGTATTCTTAATTCCTGCCTCTCATGGTACTGGAGTTATTGCTGGTGGAGCTGTTCGTTCAGTTCTTGAATCAGTAGGTATTCACGATGTATTGTCTAAATCTCAAGGATCTTCAAATCCTCACAACGTAGTAAAAGCAACTTTTGATGCTTTGTTACAAATGAGAAGTGCTCACACTGTTGCAAAACAAAGAGGAGTATCTTTAGAAAAAGTTTTTAAAGGTTAATATTCAAGGAAATTATGGCTAAATTATTAGTAAAACAAGTTAGAAGTAAAATTAACTGTCCTCTTTCTCAAAAGAGAGGTTTAGAAGCTTTAGGTCTACGTAAAATGGGACAAGTTGTTGAGCATGATTCAAATCCTGCAATCCTTGGTATGTTAAATAAAGTTAAACACTTAGTTTCCGTTGAGGAAGTTAAATAACAATTATAGTTATGAATTTAAGTAACTTACAACCTGCTGAAGGTGCTACACACAATCAAAATAAAAGATTAGGTAGAGGAGAAGGTTCTGGTAAAGGTGGTACTGCTGCACGTGGTCACAAAGGAGCTAAGTCTCGTTCTGGGTATTCTAAAAAGATTGGTTTTGAAGGTGGTCAAATGCCACTTCAAAGACGTGTGCCTAAGTTTGGTTTCACAAACATCAACCGTAAAGAATACGAAGGTGTTAATTTAGATACTCTTCAATTATTAGTTGATAATGGAGTAATTACTGATACTGTTGATATGACAGTTTATGTTGCTAATCGTTTGGCTACCAAAAATGAAATCGTTAAGATTTTAGGTAGAGGTGAATTGAAAGCAAAATTGAAAGTAACTGCTCATAAATTTACTGCAACTGCTAAAGCGGCTATTGAAGCTGCTGGTGGAGAAGCTGTAACATTATAATTTTCAATTAAGATGAAGAAATTTATTGAATCAATAAGTAATGTTTGGAAAATCGAAGAGTTAAAGAATCGTATTCTTTTAACTCTTGGTTTACTTTTAATCTATCGATTTGGAGCTCAGGTTACGCTTCCAGGGATTGATGCTACACAATTAAGCGGTCTTGCAGGACAAACCAAACAAGGTATTGGTTCTGTATTGGATATGTTTACAGGTGGTGCTTTCTCTAAAGCGTCTGTTTTTGCTTTAGGAATTATGCCTTATATTTCTGCATCTATTGTGGTTCAGTTAATGGGTATGGCCATTCCTTATTTGCAAAAATTGCAAAACGATGGCGAAAGTGGACGAAAAAAGATCAATCAAATTACACGTTGGTTAACAATTGGAATAACTTTACTTCAGGGACCTACTTACATTTATAATCTATACAGAACATTACCAAGTAATGCCTTTTTATTAGGTTTTAATTCTTTTGAGTTTTTATTTTCTTCAGTGGTTATTTTAACTACAGGTACCATATTTGCAATGTGGTTGGGTGAGAAAATTACAGATAAAGGAATTGGTAATGGTATTTCATTATTAATTATGGTGGGAATTTTAGCTCGTCTTCCGCAAGCTTTTGTTCAAGAATTTACAACTAGAGTTACAAATAATAATGGTGGACCAATGTTATTGGTGATCGAAATTATTGTTTGGTTATTAGTTATTATTTCTTGTGTATTACTTGTCATGGCAGTTAGAAAAATACCTGTTCAATATGCTCGTCGTACATCAACTGGTGACTATGAACAAGACGTTATGGGTGGTAATAGACAATGGATTCCTTTGAAGCTTAATGCTGCAGGAGTTATGCCAATTATCTTTGCTCAAGCGATTATGTTTATTCCAGCTGCTGTCGCAGGTTTGTCAAAATCAGATGCTTCACAATCTATTGTGGGTGCTTTTAGTAATATGTTCGGTTTTTGGTATAATCTTGTTTTTGCAACATTGATTGTTGTATTTACATTTTTCTACACAGCAATTACAGTTCCTACTAACAAAATGTCTGATGATTTGAAAAGAAGTGGTGGATTTATTCCAGGTGTTAAGCCAGGAGTTGAAACTTCGGATTTTCTTGATAAAGTGATGTCTTTAATTACTTTCCCAGGATCTCTATTCCTTGCATTAATTGCTGTGTTCCCAGCTATCGTTGTAAGTATAATGGATGTTCAACAATCTTGGGCCATGTTTTTTGGAGGTACCTCTTTAATTATTATGGTTGGTGTTGCTATCGATACGATGCAGCAAATTAATTCGTACTTATTGAATCAACATTATGATGGTTTAATGAAAACGGGTAAAAATAGAAAAGCAGTAGCTTAATTTATGGCAAAACAATCAGCAATAGAACAAGACGGATCAATTATTGAAGCATTGTCTAACGCAATGTTCCGTGTAGAGTTAGAAAATGGACATATTGTAATTGCTCATATTTCTGGAAAAATGCGAATGCATTACATCAAATTATTACCTGGTGATAAAGTGAAACTAGAAATGAGTCCTTACGATTTGTCAAAAGCAAGAATTACTTATAGATATTAAAAGATATTTCAACAATGAAAGTAAGAGCATCAGTGAAAAAGAGAAGTGCCGAGTGCATTATCGTTCGTAGAAAAG
This sequence is a window from Flavobacterium ammoniigenes. Protein-coding genes within it:
- the rpmD gene encoding 50S ribosomal protein L30, translating into MAKLLVKQVRSKINCPLSQKRGLEALGLRKMGQVVEHDSNPAILGMLNKVKHLVSVEEVK
- the rplF gene encoding 50S ribosomal protein L6; this translates as MSRIGKNPIVIAAGVTVEVANGVVTVKGKNGQLTQEFSDVTVKVEDGQVLVERSSDQKDQRAKHGLYRSLINNMIQGVSTGFTKELELVGVGYRASNQGQKLDLALGYSHNIVLEVAPEVVVETISEKGKNPIVKLTSFDKQLLGQVAAKIRGFRKPEPYKGKGVKFVGEVLRRKAGKSA
- the secY gene encoding preprotein translocase subunit SecY, producing MKKFIESISNVWKIEELKNRILLTLGLLLIYRFGAQVTLPGIDATQLSGLAGQTKQGIGSVLDMFTGGAFSKASVFALGIMPYISASIVVQLMGMAIPYLQKLQNDGESGRKKINQITRWLTIGITLLQGPTYIYNLYRTLPSNAFLLGFNSFEFLFSSVVILTTGTIFAMWLGEKITDKGIGNGISLLIMVGILARLPQAFVQEFTTRVTNNNGGPMLLVIEIIVWLLVIISCVLLVMAVRKIPVQYARRTSTGDYEQDVMGGNRQWIPLKLNAAGVMPIIFAQAIMFIPAAVAGLSKSDASQSIVGAFSNMFGFWYNLVFATLIVVFTFFYTAITVPTNKMSDDLKRSGGFIPGVKPGVETSDFLDKVMSLITFPGSLFLALIAVFPAIVVSIMDVQQSWAMFFGGTSLIIMVGVAIDTMQQINSYLLNQHYDGLMKTGKNRKAVA
- the rplO gene encoding 50S ribosomal protein L15 produces the protein MNLSNLQPAEGATHNQNKRLGRGEGSGKGGTAARGHKGAKSRSGYSKKIGFEGGQMPLQRRVPKFGFTNINRKEYEGVNLDTLQLLVDNGVITDTVDMTVYVANRLATKNEIVKILGRGELKAKLKVTAHKFTATAKAAIEAAGGEAVTL
- the rplR gene encoding 50S ribosomal protein L18; amino-acid sequence: MSLTKSDRRQRIKFRIRKIVSGTAAKPRLSVFRSNKEIYAQLIDDVNGVTLLAASSREKEIGKGTNVEVAAAVGKLVGEKALKAGIDAVTFDRGGYLYHGRIKSLAEGARAAGLKF
- the infA gene encoding translation initiation factor IF-1 — protein: MAKQSAIEQDGSIIEALSNAMFRVELENGHIVIAHISGKMRMHYIKLLPGDKVKLEMSPYDLSKARITYRY
- the rpsE gene encoding 30S ribosomal protein S5, which encodes MSNKYKNIELVKSAGLELKDRLVSVNRVTKVTKGGRAFGFSAIVVVGDENGVVGHGLGKSKDVSEAIAKAVEDAKKNLVRIPLNGQSVPHEQKGKFGGARVFLIPASHGTGVIAGGAVRSVLESVGIHDVLSKSQGSSNPHNVVKATFDALLQMRSAHTVAKQRGVSLEKVFKG
- the rplE gene encoding 50S ribosomal protein L5, with translation MAYTPRLKEEYKSRVIAALKEEFGYTNVMQVPKLEKIVLSRGVGAAVSDKKLIDYAVDELTKITGQKAVSTISKKDVASFKLRKGMPIGAKVTLRGERMYEFLDRLITSALPRVRDFSGIKATGFDGRGNYNLGVLEQIIFPEIDIDKVNKISGMDITFVTTAQTDKEAKSLLAELGLPFKKN
- the ykgO gene encoding type B 50S ribosomal protein L36 produces the protein MKVRASVKKRSAECIIVRRKGRLYVINKKNPRFKQRQG
- the rpsH gene encoding 30S ribosomal protein S8 encodes the protein MYTDPIADYLTRVRNAVAANHKVVEIPASNLKKEITKILFDQGYILSYKFEQNTVQGSIKIALKYDKDTKEPVIKDIQRISKPGLRKYAGASKIPRILNGLGIAIVSTSKGLMTGKQAKQLNVGGEVICYVY
- the rpsN gene encoding 30S ribosomal protein S14 produces the protein MAKESMKAREVKREKTVAKYAEKRKALLEAGDFVGLQKLPKNASPVRLHNRCKLTGRPRGYIRQFGISRVTFREMANNGLIPGVKKASW